The genomic DNA GACACAATGCTGACGTTCTCCGCTGGTGTGTCTTCACGAAGTACGACTACTCGAGTCACACGAGGTTGCGACAGACTGATTGTGATTCGTTCGCGACCTTCCTGAAGAATGTCTTCCGCACGATACTCTTCCAAGATCGAATCGATAGCTTGGGTGATGGTCTGTCCAGCAACGACTTGTCGTCCGATCAAAGGAAGATCGATCGTTCCATCGGCTTCGACGCGAATGGGCAAACCGGTAGTTGGACCAAGGCTTGATCCACGAGCAGGGTAGTACCGTTGATTGACCGCTTGCGTTCGTTGCACGACCGGGGTTTCATCTTCGGTAGGTGGAAACACACCATAGATGTAAACCGAAAGCGTGTCGCCAGCACCGATGACGTGATCCGCAGGCTTGGTTTGTCCCAGCGCAGCGAACGGCAATGGTGCGAGAGATTCGCGAGGACAGTCAAAAAGATCGGGCGGCAGCCGGTGAGCTGGAACGGCATCCTTGGCGGATGAAACCAAATGACAACCAGTACTACTGGTCAACATCCCAACGGCCATCAATCCCATCATCAGGTGCCGCAGGCGAGCGGGCTTAGATGCGATCTTCGTAACGATTCGCGATCGAATTGGATTCGATTGATTCATTGCTGATTCCCTTCGCAATGGACTTTTAGTGACTTGGAAAAGTGTCGTCGTACAACGAACACATCGTTTGTCGATTTTGCGTGTCCGAACCATCCTTGATCCGATAGGTGTCGCCCCTTGGCGAGGCGACACATTCAACACGTTCGACTTGTATCTATTGAGTACCGAACCTTATTTGGCGAGTACTACTGGCGGTTGATCGCTTTCAATCATCTCGAATGTTACCGGAAGCATTTTAACAGCGACTTCAGGATGTTCTGAAACGCTTGCTTGCTGAGTTGCATTTGACTTGACCGAAGAGTTCGATTTGGCAACCGGCGCGTCGGACTTTGCCGTAGGCTTGTCTTCAGCAATGGTAATTTCTTGAGCTCGCTGAACCGGTGCGTTGTCGACCACAGGCTTTGCGGTCGCCTGCTTAGCATCAGCGGTTGTCGCTGGTACTTGGTCTTGAACGGGCACCGGAATCTTGATTGCTGGCTGAGCGTTGCTGACTTCGGCAAGCTTCGTCTGAGCTAGCTTTTCTTGTTTCAGTTTCTCTTCGGCGATCTTTGCTTGAGCTAGTTTGGCAGCCGCAATTCGCTCTTCCTCAAGCTTTGCCTTTGTGATGGCTGCTTGACGTTGTTTTTCGAGCTCTTCTTTTGCGAGATCCTTTTCTTCCACAACGATGGTTTGCACTTTAGCTGTGGCTTTTACCGCAACAGCGTCGTTTTGCAAGTTTTCGATCGGGTCGCTGGACTGCAGTTGAACGGTTGCATCGCTTGGCAACATGACATCGAACGCGGCACCGAAGATGGTGTCGGCATCGTTCGCCTTAAGAAGGTCTTCATGTGGGACAGCAGCGATGTCTTGGGTGACCAAGGTTTCGGGCGTAGAGATCATTCCAACGGAAGCGTCGGCTTCAAGCACCTCGTCGCCGTTATACTCAAGAGCCGACTGGTCGGCCTCACCGTCAATCATGGGAGCGGGTGGAACAGGCAGTTCCGATTCGCTTGGAATGATCGTTTCGGTGTAAGGCATCTCGATCAGGTCCGTGTACGCCGACGCACCCAGGTAGTTTGCACCACAAGGTCCGCAGGCTCCGGTTCCACACGGCATTTCGCAACGTGGCATTGGGCATTCACAAGTTTCAAAGATGCGTAAGTGATGCGTATCGGGGAACTGTGTTGCCCGTGCCGCACCGTCTTGCCAACCGCTGTAGAACGCATGGCGTCGGTTGTCGCAATCGTCGAGAACCTGTTTCGGATTCCAGTATCGCTGAGGCGCGACCGCTGGTGGGCAATTCGGTCCCCCGGTCGAGATGGTATAGAAACCATCAAGCCATCCGAGCTTGTAGTCATGCGGATATCGCTCGCACTCAGGTTTTCCACACTTGTGGTACTCAAGAACGGCGCGAGCCTTTTGAGTGTTTTCGTACTTGGCATCGTTCAGTGCAGCGCATCCCACCATGGATAACAACGCAACTGAAGCCAGTGTCCATTGAATCTTGTTCACGACATGCTCCTGCGGAATTTCGGGATCCTTCCCTAGCTGCTGTCTTCGACGATCCAATGATCTCCTATAGCCTGAAAACACCAACGAAACGGGTGATTGGCTAAAGCTCAACCCAACGATCCATGCGACTGGTTCATTGGTCAAATCCGGTTCGAACCGAATAATCGGTACATACCCCCAGGCCAGTGCACATCAGCACACCACCCCCGCGAGCCAAGTGGTGATATACCCAAGAGTCCGGTGCCGTTAAAATAATCACAAGCGGCAGCGGAGGAATTAACTCTCCTTATAGAACTCTCACTGGTGGTTTCTTAACCGGTGCAACAGTTTTGATTGGATGAGGGGTGCCTATATGTTTGCCTTGACTAGGATGTCCGAGTGAGAAAACCGGAAAGCACATGCTATATTGCCCAACCAGCAAGGTTGCTTGACTCACGATTGGCCCAACCCCGCAGGCGGCGGGTTTGGGTAACAAAGCTGCATTAGTTTCCACATCGAGATTTATTTGGACATGTCCAAGCTACCTGTTGGCGTCATTTCTGCTGACGCGATTGAACCGATCGATCCCATCTCGCGAGCGGAAATGCAATCGTTTCCCGGCGCATGGACAGGAGAGTATGAAAATCCAACCGCCAAACGGATTCAACGGCCCAAGGCATTAGCCGCAGGTCCAAGCGGAACGGTTCGGTTCTTCCTAACCGCCGGATCATTGTTATTAGTTGACGCGATCGCCATTGTTTCATGTTTGGCTGCCACCGCGATTGTGATGCAGTTCGCGTTCGGACTTAACACGAACGTGAGTATGTTCTTTCAGTCCTTGGGCGTATTAGCTTGCTACTTCGCCATTGGATCGTTGATGGGACTCTTTCCGGGGACGGCTGTGAGTCCGGTTTTGGAACTTCGACAACTTGTCCGCTCATGCCTTATCTCTTGCGCCCTCGTCCTGTTGCTCAACAAGCTATTTGCGACGCTTAGTTTTTCGGAACTTGTGATTGGGACAGTCGGCGGGATCTTCACCGCAATCTGCCTACCGTTTGCTCGAACGTTTAGTCGCTATCAACTTGCTAAGTTCGATTGGTGGGGCGAACGGGCGATCATTATCGGCGCTGGTCCTCAAGGTCGTGCGATCTACAACTTTCATCAGCGTGCCCCGCAGCGCGGCCTACGTCCCATCGGACTTGTCGATTTCCCTCAATCTCCGATGGAAGTCACATTTGATTCAGGGAATCCTGATCTTCCCTATCTTGGTTCGGTTGAAAGGATCTCGCGACTAGCACAACGCTATCGGATCCGATGGGGAATTGTTGCTCCGGCGGGATGCGATACCCTCAGCATGAATGAGGTGATGAAGTTCAGTGCAGACCTTAAGAACCTGCTCGTGCTGCCTTCACCCTACCTATTGCCCAGCCTGTGGTCGAGTTCGCGCGAATGTGCTGGTGTGCTGGGCGTGCACGTCAGCGACCATCTACGCAGCCCTATCGCACAAGCGGTCAAAAAGCTCATTGACTGGGTAGTCGCCTTTTTCGCGTTGATCGTCTTAGCTCCTATAATCGGTACTTTTGTGCTGATGATCAAACGACAAAGTCCAGGCCCAGCGTTCTACGGACATGAAAGAATCGGTCGTGGTGGCAAGAAGTTCAAAGCGTGGAAACTTCGCACGATGGTCACCAACGCTGACCAAGTTCTTGAGCAGCATCTCGAAGCCGATCCCGTCATGCGGATGCAGTGGATCGAAGATCAAAAGCTGAAAAACGATCCTCGCATCATTCCAAAGATCGGACACTTCCTTCGCAAAACCAGCCTCGACGAACTACCGCAACTCTTCAATGTTTTGAAGGGAGAAATGAGTATCGTTGGACCTCGCCCGATCGTCACAAACGAAATCGGTCGCTATGGCGATATGTATCCTCTTTATCTTCGCGTAGTTCCGGGGATTACCGGGCTATGGCAAGTAAGCGGTCGCAATGACACAAGCTATGACCAACGCGTTCGGCTAGACAGTTATTACGTTTGCAATTGGTCCGTTTGGCTTGATGCGTACATCGTTGTTCGCACCTTTCGTACGCTGTTGCTTCGCGAAGGCGCTTACTAGAGCGAAGGCCAATCATCGCTCTCATGTTTTTCCCATGACGCACGCAAGGTTGAAGCCCGTGCGCCGGCAGGGTCCACCCAAGAGATTGTCGCAGCATGAGTTCTA from Rubripirellula amarantea includes the following:
- the wbaP gene encoding undecaprenyl-phosphate galactose phosphotransferase WbaP, which encodes MSKLPVGVISADAIEPIDPISRAEMQSFPGAWTGEYENPTAKRIQRPKALAAGPSGTVRFFLTAGSLLLVDAIAIVSCLAATAIVMQFAFGLNTNVSMFFQSLGVLACYFAIGSLMGLFPGTAVSPVLELRQLVRSCLISCALVLLLNKLFATLSFSELVIGTVGGIFTAICLPFARTFSRYQLAKFDWWGERAIIIGAGPQGRAIYNFHQRAPQRGLRPIGLVDFPQSPMEVTFDSGNPDLPYLGSVERISRLAQRYRIRWGIVAPAGCDTLSMNEVMKFSADLKNLLVLPSPYLLPSLWSSSRECAGVLGVHVSDHLRSPIAQAVKKLIDWVVAFFALIVLAPIIGTFVLMIKRQSPGPAFYGHERIGRGGKKFKAWKLRTMVTNADQVLEQHLEADPVMRMQWIEDQKLKNDPRIIPKIGHFLRKTSLDELPQLFNVLKGEMSIVGPRPIVTNEIGRYGDMYPLYLRVVPGITGLWQVSGRNDTSYDQRVRLDSYYVCNWSVWLDAYIVVRTFRTLLLREGAY